In a single window of the Phaeobacter sp. G2 genome:
- a CDS encoding metalloregulator ArsR/SmtB family transcription factor, whose translation MGLPQFSADMAPEELDNMVDNATTASNFLKAISHEGRLMILCHLVTGEKSVTELEDLLAARQAAVSQQLSRLRLEGLVVPRRDGKAIYYRLADDRPRRILEVVYELFCNDAS comes from the coding sequence ATGGGACTACCGCAATTCTCGGCCGATATGGCCCCGGAAGAGCTGGACAACATGGTGGACAACGCCACCACAGCGTCAAATTTCCTCAAGGCGATCAGCCATGAGGGACGATTGATGATCCTGTGCCACCTGGTCACCGGTGAAAAATCGGTCACCGAACTCGAAGATCTACTGGCCGCACGCCAGGCCGCCGTGTCGCAGCAGCTGTCGCGGTTGCGGCTCGAAGGGCTGGTCGTGCCACGCCGGGACGGCAAGGCCATCTATTACCGTTTGGCAGACGACCGTCCACGGCGGATCCTCGAAGTGGTCTACGAGCTGTTCTGCAACGACGCCAGCTAG
- a CDS encoding cytochrome c biogenesis protein CcdA, with the protein MLEISYLGAAFAGLLSFFTPCILPMVPFYLSYLGGLSMSELRSDGEIAPGAQRRMVLASLCFAAGVTSVFMLMGMGATALGQLFGQYMEILSYGAALILVVFGLHFLGVIRIGLLYREARMESSADPSSLAGAYLMGLAFGFGWTPCVGPALASILMVASGLGEVWRGGALLFVYGAAMTFPFVVAALFAKPFLAWVARHRAAFHWVEKIMGAMLILFAILIVTGGVRWIADLMIRWMPSFATIG; encoded by the coding sequence ATGCTGGAAATTTCATACCTGGGCGCAGCTTTTGCCGGATTGTTGAGCTTTTTCACCCCCTGCATTCTGCCGATGGTGCCGTTTTACCTGTCCTATCTGGGCGGGTTGTCCATGTCCGAACTGCGCAGTGACGGCGAGATCGCACCGGGAGCGCAGCGGCGTATGGTCCTGGCTTCCCTGTGCTTTGCTGCCGGGGTGACCTCGGTCTTTATGCTGATGGGAATGGGGGCGACGGCGCTGGGGCAGCTGTTTGGCCAGTACATGGAAATCCTGTCCTATGGGGCGGCTTTGATTCTGGTGGTCTTTGGCCTGCATTTTCTGGGGGTCATTCGCATCGGGTTGCTGTACCGTGAGGCACGGATGGAAAGCTCTGCCGACCCATCCAGCCTAGCCGGGGCCTACTTGATGGGGCTGGCCTTTGGCTTTGGCTGGACGCCCTGTGTGGGGCCGGCCCTGGCCTCGATCCTGATGGTGGCCTCCGGGCTGGGAGAGGTCTGGCGCGGCGGCGCGTTGCTGTTTGTCTATGGCGCGGCCATGACCTTTCCTTTTGTGGTGGCGGCGCTGTTTGCCAAGCCGTTTTTGGCCTGGGTGGCGCGGCACCGGGCGGCCTTTCACTGGGTCGAAAAGATCATGGGGGCGATGCTGATCCTGTTTGCCATCCTGATCGTCACCGGCGGCGTGCGCTGGATTGCAGATCTGATGATCCGCTGGATGCCAAGCTTTGCCACAATCGGATAG
- a CDS encoding thioredoxin family protein: MKNWMLKLATLALALPLVATDVAAVELGDDGLHKTPWMRETFKDLREDLEEANSEGKRLVLFFEQRGCIYCTKMHTDVFPRPEVSSYIDENYFVVQMNLYGDVEVTDFDGESLSEKDMARKWGVLFTPTILFLPEEVEEGQTAPQAAVATMPGAFGPGTTLDMFTWVNEKRYLSDNGEDFQRYHARRISERNNGSAD, encoded by the coding sequence ATGAAGAACTGGATGTTGAAACTTGCCACCCTGGCACTGGCGTTGCCCTTGGTTGCAACGGATGTTGCAGCGGTTGAACTGGGTGATGACGGGCTGCATAAAACGCCCTGGATGCGCGAGACCTTCAAGGATCTGCGCGAAGACCTGGAGGAGGCCAACAGCGAAGGCAAACGCCTGGTGTTGTTCTTTGAACAACGTGGCTGCATCTACTGTACCAAGATGCACACCGATGTGTTCCCTCGCCCCGAGGTGAGCAGCTACATCGACGAGAATTACTTTGTGGTGCAGATGAACCTTTACGGTGATGTGGAGGTCACTGACTTTGATGGCGAGAGCCTGTCGGAAAAAGACATGGCGCGCAAATGGGGCGTCCTGTTTACGCCAACGATTCTGTTCCTGCCGGAAGAGGTGGAGGAGGGGCAGACAGCCCCCCAGGCGGCGGTGGCGACAATGCCCGGTGCCTTTGGTCCGGGAACAACACTGGACATGTTTACCTGGGTGAACGAAAAGCGGTATCTCTCTGACAATGGGGAAGATTTTCAACGCTACCACGCGCGCCGCATCTCGGAGCGCAACAATGGGTCTGCAGACTGA
- the soxX gene encoding sulfur oxidation c-type cytochrome SoxX gives MKRLSLTLAVSLIGSAALAAEVAPKDVQFDEDGAVAASLTGKPGDAASGAVIAGTKSLGNCVACHQLTALADVPFHGEIGPSLDGAGDRWTEAELRGLMTNAKMTFEGTMMPAFYKVDGFLRPGDAYTGKAPTEALTPILSAQEIEDVIAFIATLKEE, from the coding sequence ATGAAGAGACTATCTCTGACACTGGCCGTGAGCCTGATCGGGAGTGCAGCCCTGGCGGCAGAGGTCGCGCCAAAGGATGTGCAATTTGACGAGGATGGCGCAGTTGCGGCCTCCTTGACCGGCAAACCAGGTGATGCGGCAAGCGGTGCTGTTATCGCAGGCACCAAATCGCTGGGCAACTGTGTCGCCTGTCACCAGCTGACAGCCTTGGCTGATGTGCCGTTTCACGGCGAAATCGGCCCGTCGCTGGATGGCGCCGGGGATCGCTGGACCGAAGCGGAGCTTCGCGGTTTGATGACCAATGCCAAAATGACCTTTGAAGGCACAATGATGCCTGCATTCTACAAGGTCGACGGCTTTTTGCGTCCTGGTGATGCCTATACCGGCAAGGCCCCCACAGAGGCGCTGACACCGATCCTGTCCGCCCAGGAAATCGAAGATGTGATCGCGTTCATCGCGACCCTAAAAGAAGAGTAA
- the soxY gene encoding thiosulfate oxidation carrier protein SoxY has translation MEFSRRETLGMALGAAVMTVLPLRVSASTEDRIAEFTGGADMADTGVELTAPEIAENGNTVPIEVSAPGATAIMVLATGNPTPGVATFNFGPLAGSQSAATRIRLAGTQDVVAIAKLADGSFAKASASVKVTIGGCGG, from the coding sequence ATGGAGTTCTCACGCCGTGAGACCCTGGGCATGGCCCTGGGTGCTGCTGTGATGACGGTGCTGCCGCTGCGGGTCAGCGCCAGCACCGAGGATCGGATTGCCGAATTTACAGGTGGTGCCGACATGGCCGACACCGGAGTTGAACTAACGGCGCCGGAGATTGCTGAAAACGGCAATACCGTGCCAATCGAAGTGAGTGCCCCGGGCGCCACTGCGATCATGGTTCTGGCCACCGGCAACCCGACGCCGGGTGTTGCAACCTTCAATTTTGGCCCCCTGGCCGGCAGCCAGTCAGCTGCCACCCGGATCCGCCTTGCTGGTACCCAGGATGTTGTGGCCATCGCCAAGCTGGCCGACGGCAGCTTTGCCAAGGCAAGCGCATCTGTGAAAGTGACCATCGGTGGCTGCGGCGGCTAA
- the soxZ gene encoding thiosulfate oxidation carrier complex protein SoxZ, which yields MASGVKPRVKVPKKATAGEAITIKTLISHQMESGQRKDKEGNVIPRSIINRFTCEFNGQMVVDVTIEPAVSTNPYFQFEAIVPEAGDFAFTWYDDDGSVYETSKSIAIA from the coding sequence ATGGCATCCGGTGTAAAACCCCGCGTCAAAGTCCCCAAGAAGGCAACTGCTGGTGAGGCGATCACCATCAAGACCCTGATCAGCCACCAGATGGAAAGCGGCCAGCGCAAGGATAAGGAAGGCAATGTTATCCCGCGCTCGATCATCAATCGCTTTACCTGCGAATTCAACGGCCAGATGGTCGTGGATGTTACGATTGAACCTGCGGTTTCGACCAACCCCTATTTCCAGTTCGAGGCCATTGTGCCAGAGGCCGGCGATTTTGCCTTTACCTGGTATGACGACGATGGCTCTGTTTATGAGACATCTAAATCTATCGCTATCGCCTGA
- the soxA gene encoding sulfur oxidation c-type cytochrome SoxA codes for MNYKALTAIAVALSLPLSAHADADDDTLVLNEEQTLVTKTAAPAHVADVLDEVMSGWHFRSDETQSLQMDDFENPAMVFVDKAYDAWNTVEGSEDKSCASCHDDVEQSMAGVRAVYPKWNEQAGEVRTLAMQVNDCRENQMGAKAWKYTGGDMTAMEALISVQSRGMPVNVAIDGPAQSVWEQGKEMYYARTGQLELSCANCHEDSYGLMIRADHLSQGHINGFPTYRLKNAKLNNVQARFKGCVRDTRAETYKPGSSEFVALELYVASRGNGLSVEGPSVRN; via the coding sequence ATGAACTATAAGGCGCTTACCGCCATTGCTGTCGCACTGAGCCTGCCGCTTTCTGCCCATGCGGATGCGGATGACGACACACTGGTGCTCAACGAAGAACAAACTCTGGTAACCAAAACCGCGGCACCGGCCCATGTGGCCGATGTGCTGGACGAGGTGATGTCGGGGTGGCACTTCCGCTCGGATGAGACCCAGTCCCTGCAGATGGACGATTTTGAAAACCCCGCCATGGTCTTTGTCGATAAGGCCTATGATGCTTGGAACACCGTCGAGGGGTCCGAGGATAAATCCTGCGCCTCCTGTCATGATGACGTGGAACAAAGCATGGCAGGGGTGCGTGCGGTCTATCCTAAATGGAATGAACAGGCCGGCGAAGTCCGTACCCTGGCGATGCAGGTCAATGACTGCCGCGAAAACCAGATGGGTGCCAAAGCATGGAAATACACCGGCGGTGACATGACCGCGATGGAGGCTCTTATTTCGGTGCAGTCACGTGGCATGCCGGTCAATGTCGCCATTGATGGACCGGCTCAGTCGGTCTGGGAGCAGGGCAAAGAAATGTACTATGCCCGTACCGGTCAGCTGGAACTGTCCTGTGCCAATTGCCACGAGGACAGCTATGGTCTGATGATCCGCGCTGATCACCTGAGCCAGGGCCATATCAACGGCTTTCCGACCTATCGTCTGAAAAACGCCAAGCTCAACAACGTGCAGGCCCGTTTCAAAGGCTGCGTGCGCGATACCCGCGCCGAGACCTACAAGCCCGGTTCGTCCGAGTTTGTCGCGCTTGAGCTCTATGTCGCGTCGCGCGGCAATGGCCTGTCCGTCGAAGGCCCCTCGGTCCGTAACTAA
- the soxB gene encoding thiosulfohydrolase SoxB: MISRRDFLQVSMAASALVGASGFGNWGRLAAQQSLTQDQLLQFDTFGNISLIHITDIHAQLKPIYFREPSVNIGVGGNKGHVPHITGADFRKAYGIQDGSPSAYALTHDDFSSLAQGYGRVGGMDRVATVINAIRAERPDALLLDGGDTWHGSMTCHKTEGQDMVNVMNALKPDAMTFHWEFTLGSDRVNEIVEGLPFAALGQNIFDSEWDEPAELFKPYKFFDRGGAKVAVIGQAFPYMPIANPGWMFPEYSFGIRDEHMQEMVDEVRAAGADLVVLLSHNGFDVDKKMASVVTGIDVILSGHTHDALPEPVLVGKTHIIASGSNGKFVSRIDLDVRDGQMMGIRHKLIPIFADVIAPDPVITKLIDEQRAPFADQLAEVIGKTDSLLYRRGNFNGTWDDLICDALLSEREADIAMSPGVRWGPSLVPGDDITREDIWNVTSMSYGAAYRSEMTGEFIKVILEDVADNIFNPDPYYQQGGDMVRIGGMGYRIDITKPQGDRISEMTLLKTGEKIDASKSFMVSGWASVNEGTEGPMIWDVVEDHIRKQGTVSVTPNTSVNVVGA, encoded by the coding sequence ATGATCTCGCGCCGTGACTTTTTGCAGGTATCGATGGCCGCTTCCGCCCTGGTTGGTGCATCCGGTTTTGGCAACTGGGGCCGTTTGGCTGCACAGCAAAGCCTGACCCAGGATCAGCTGCTCCAGTTTGACACCTTTGGCAATATCAGCCTGATCCATATCACTGATATTCACGCGCAGCTGAAACCGATCTATTTCCGCGAGCCCTCGGTCAACATTGGGGTTGGGGGCAACAAGGGCCATGTGCCTCATATCACCGGCGCTGACTTCCGGAAGGCATACGGCATCCAGGATGGCAGCCCTTCTGCCTATGCGCTGACCCATGATGATTTTTCTTCACTGGCGCAGGGCTATGGCCGGGTAGGTGGCATGGACCGCGTCGCCACCGTGATCAACGCCATCCGGGCGGAGCGCCCCGATGCGCTGCTGCTGGACGGCGGTGACACCTGGCATGGCTCCATGACCTGTCACAAGACCGAAGGTCAGGACATGGTCAACGTCATGAACGCACTCAAGCCCGATGCGATGACTTTCCATTGGGAGTTCACCCTGGGCTCTGACCGGGTGAATGAGATCGTCGAAGGCCTGCCCTTTGCGGCGCTTGGCCAGAACATCTTTGATTCCGAATGGGACGAACCGGCGGAACTGTTCAAACCCTACAAATTCTTTGATCGCGGTGGCGCCAAGGTGGCAGTGATCGGTCAGGCCTTCCCCTATATGCCCATCGCCAACCCCGGTTGGATGTTCCCCGAGTATTCCTTTGGCATCCGCGATGAGCACATGCAGGAGATGGTGGATGAGGTCCGCGCTGCGGGGGCTGATCTGGTTGTTTTGCTGTCGCACAACGGCTTTGACGTGGACAAAAAGATGGCCAGCGTTGTCACCGGCATTGATGTGATCCTGTCCGGTCACACCCATGATGCGCTGCCAGAGCCGGTTCTGGTTGGCAAAACCCATATTATCGCCTCCGGCTCCAACGGCAAATTTGTCAGCCGCATTGATCTGGATGTGCGCGATGGTCAGATGATGGGCATCCGCCATAAGCTGATCCCGATTTTTGCCGATGTGATTGCGCCGGATCCGGTGATCACCAAACTGATCGACGAACAGCGCGCTCCTTTTGCGGATCAGCTGGCTGAAGTGATCGGCAAGACCGACTCGCTGCTCTATCGTCGCGGCAATTTCAACGGCACCTGGGATGACCTGATCTGTGACGCGCTGCTCAGCGAGCGCGAGGCGGATATCGCCATGTCGCCCGGTGTGCGCTGGGGGCCGTCGCTGGTGCCTGGGGATGACATCACCCGCGAAGACATCTGGAATGTCACCTCGATGAGCTACGGCGCTGCCTACCGGTCTGAGATGACAGGGGAATTCATCAAGGTGATTCTGGAGGATGTGGCCGATAACATCTTTAACCCCGACCCCTATTATCAGCAGGGCGGTGACATGGTGCGCATTGGTGGCATGGGCTACCGGATTGATATCACCAAGCCGCAGGGGGATCGCATCAGCGAAATGACCCTGTTGAAAACCGGCGAGAAAATCGACGCCAGCAAATCCTTCATGGTTTCTGGTTGGGCCAGCGTCAACGAGGGCACCGAGGGTCCCATGATCTGGGATGTGGTCGAAGATCACATTCGCAAACAGGGGACGGTCTCAGTCACCCCCAACACATCGGTCAATGTGGTCGGGGCCTAG
- the soxC gene encoding sulfite dehydrogenase — MSDKADDFAPSRRQFLAGAAATGVGAAAVGAGQAAQAATPDPLITEVQEWASGLGDGVDATPYGLPIQFEQDVVRRNVEWLTADTISSINFTPIHALDGTITPQGCAFERHHSGAIELRKEDYRLMINGLVDTPLVFSYADLERFPRENRVYFCECAANSGMEWAGAQLNGAQFTHGMIHNMEYSGVSLRTLLEEAGLAAAGDFKDKWVYVEGADASSNGRSIPLEKALDDVLVAFKANGEALRKEHGYPVRLVVPGWEGNMWIKWLRRIEVMDGPVESREETSKYTDTMADGSARKWTWEMDAKSVVTSPSPQSPITHGSGPLVITGLAWSGRGSITGVDVSIDGGKTWTEARLGAPGVDKALARFYLDVNWDGSEMLLQSRARDSAGYVQPTKAELREVRGLNSIYHNNAIQTWWVKANGEAENVEVS; from the coding sequence ATGAGCGATAAAGCAGATGATTTTGCGCCATCGCGCCGCCAGTTTCTGGCCGGTGCAGCCGCAACCGGAGTAGGGGCCGCCGCCGTTGGCGCAGGCCAGGCGGCCCAAGCCGCGACGCCGGACCCTCTGATCACCGAAGTGCAGGAGTGGGCCAGTGGATTGGGCGATGGTGTGGATGCCACCCCCTATGGCCTGCCGATCCAGTTTGAGCAGGACGTGGTGCGGCGCAATGTGGAATGGCTGACCGCAGATACGATCTCTTCGATCAACTTCACGCCGATCCACGCACTGGATGGCACCATCACCCCACAAGGCTGCGCCTTTGAGCGTCACCACTCGGGTGCGATCGAGCTGCGTAAAGAAGACTACCGCCTGATGATCAACGGGTTGGTAGATACACCGCTGGTGTTCTCCTACGCCGATCTGGAGCGTTTCCCGCGCGAAAACCGGGTTTATTTTTGCGAATGCGCTGCGAATTCAGGCATGGAATGGGCGGGCGCTCAGCTGAATGGGGCTCAGTTCACCCATGGCATGATCCACAATATGGAATACTCCGGGGTCTCGCTGCGTACCTTGCTGGAAGAGGCCGGACTGGCCGCAGCTGGCGATTTCAAGGACAAATGGGTCTACGTTGAAGGCGCTGATGCCTCGTCCAATGGCCGCTCGATCCCGCTGGAAAAGGCGCTGGACGATGTGCTGGTGGCCTTCAAGGCCAATGGTGAGGCCCTGCGCAAAGAGCATGGCTACCCGGTGCGTCTGGTTGTGCCCGGCTGGGAAGGCAACATGTGGATCAAATGGCTGCGCCGCATCGAGGTCATGGATGGCCCGGTGGAAAGCCGCGAAGAGACCTCAAAATACACCGACACCATGGCAGATGGTTCGGCGCGCAAATGGACCTGGGAAATGGATGCCAAATCCGTCGTGACCAGCCCCAGCCCGCAGTCGCCCATCACCCATGGCAGCGGCCCGCTGGTGATCACAGGCCTGGCCTGGTCCGGTCGCGGCTCCATCACCGGGGTGGATGTCTCGATTGATGGTGGCAAGACCTGGACCGAGGCCCGTCTGGGCGCGCCTGGTGTCGACAAGGCGCTGGCGCGGTTCTACCTCGATGTGAACTGGGACGGCTCCGAAATGCTGCTGCAAAGCCGGGCGCGTGACAGCGCGGGCTATGTCCAGCCGACAAAAGCAGAGCTGCGCGAGGTGCGCGGTCTGAACTCGATCTATCACAACAACGCCATCCAGACCTGGTGGGTCAAAGCCAATGGGGAGGCAGAAAATGTCGAAGTTTCCTAA
- a CDS encoding c-type cytochrome, whose protein sequence is MSKFPKVIAAAALSAGLALPAYAGTYGLGRPALPEEIAAWNIDVSPDGTGLPVGSGDALTGEEVFAEKCAVCHGDFAEGVDNWPKLAGGQGTLDHEDPLKTVGSYWPYLSTTWDYVNRSMPFGAAQTLEPDEVYAIVAYILYSNDLVDEDFVLSNETFADVTLPNAEGFFVDDRLQSEAHFWKPEPCMADCKDSVEITMRARVLDVTPEETVATEAVVEEAAAEPVAAEPVVEAAAEPVVEAVALDPELVAKGAKVFKKCKACHKVGEGAKNSTGPILNGIFGATAGMVEGFKYSKPMLAAGEDGLVWDEEALAAFLTKPRKFMKGTKMSFAGLRKERDIEAVVSYLRSFD, encoded by the coding sequence ATGTCGAAGTTTCCTAAAGTTATCGCCGCAGCGGCTCTCTCAGCCGGGCTCGCACTGCCGGCCTATGCCGGCACATACGGTCTGGGCCGTCCCGCCCTGCCGGAAGAAATTGCCGCCTGGAATATTGACGTGTCTCCAGATGGTACCGGCTTGCCCGTGGGCTCGGGCGATGCGCTGACCGGTGAGGAAGTCTTTGCCGAGAAATGCGCCGTCTGTCACGGCGACTTTGCCGAGGGTGTCGACAACTGGCCCAAACTGGCCGGGGGGCAGGGCACGCTGGACCATGAGGATCCGCTGAAAACAGTGGGCTCCTACTGGCCCTATCTGTCGACCACCTGGGACTATGTGAACCGCTCTATGCCCTTTGGTGCGGCGCAGACGCTGGAACCCGATGAGGTCTATGCCATCGTCGCCTATATCCTCTATTCCAATGATCTGGTGGATGAGGATTTTGTGCTGTCAAATGAGACATTTGCTGATGTCACCTTGCCCAACGCCGAAGGCTTTTTTGTCGATGACCGGCTGCAAAGCGAGGCGCATTTCTGGAAGCCAGAACCCTGCATGGCGGATTGTAAGGACAGTGTCGAAATCACCATGCGGGCGCGGGTTCTGGATGTGACACCAGAAGAGACAGTGGCCACTGAGGCGGTTGTGGAAGAGGCAGCTGCTGAACCGGTTGCAGCAGAACCTGTGGTCGAAGCGGCCGCAGAGCCGGTGGTCGAGGCAGTTGCACTGGACCCGGAATTGGTCGCCAAGGGCGCCAAGGTCTTTAAGAAGTGCAAGGCCTGCCACAAGGTGGGCGAAGGGGCCAAGAACAGCACCGGCCCGATCCTGAACGGTATCTTTGGCGCCACTGCGGGCATGGTCGAGGGGTTCAAATACTCCAAGCCGATGCTGGCCGCGGGCGAAGATGGTCTGGTCTGGGACGAAGAGGCCCTGGCTGCCTTTCTGACCAAACCAAGAAAGTTCATGAAGGGCACCAAGATGTCGTTTGCTGGTCTGCGCAAGGAGCGCGATATCGAAGCGGTTGTGAGCTACCTCAGAAGCTTTGATTAA